From the genome of Deinococcus sp. AJ005, one region includes:
- a CDS encoding Ig-like domain-containing protein: MFRRPATIALSLTASIAIVACNPTPAPTATVTNVAVSASPSTIAINATTTAKAVVTGTNSPAQTVTWTSSVPTVASVSGAGLVTGLKEGTTVITAKSTVDTSKSGSVTITVKAPASTTPVVTGVVLTLTPATAPVGGTATAKGVVSGTNQSQNVTFSSSNEAIAMVDDNGKITAKAVGTATIKVTSVDDTSKFDADTFTVTPATTLTTAKINFQTATAATPAGYTPNTGAAYVATSGIGWVTEATAGTATPTPLNLTNNARNRVPDGTNVIAGQDARLYTQIQMQCGTPTTGAPCTDPAVLTSGAFEYRVVNGKYNVTVSVGDADKRNLNSLHSINVEGAVAIAPFTPTLTSQFKSNTVAVTVTDGSLTIDAKNGKNTKLNYVDIVPAP, translated from the coding sequence ATGTTCCGCCGTCCCGCAACCATTGCACTGTCGCTCACCGCTTCTATTGCTATCGTCGCCTGTAACCCCACCCCCGCGCCCACCGCCACTGTCACTAATGTGGCTGTGAGTGCCTCCCCAAGTACCATCGCCATCAACGCAACCACGACAGCCAAGGCCGTGGTGACCGGCACCAATAGCCCGGCCCAGACGGTGACCTGGACCAGCAGCGTGCCGACAGTGGCCTCAGTCAGCGGTGCGGGTCTGGTCACTGGTCTCAAGGAAGGTACGACGGTCATCACGGCCAAGTCCACCGTGGACACTAGTAAGTCTGGCTCGGTGACCATCACTGTTAAGGCACCCGCCAGCACCACCCCCGTCGTGACTGGCGTAGTGCTGACCCTGACCCCTGCAACTGCCCCTGTGGGCGGCACTGCCACGGCCAAAGGCGTTGTGTCTGGTACGAATCAGAGCCAGAACGTGACGTTCAGCAGTAGCAATGAGGCCATCGCCATGGTTGATGACAACGGCAAGATCACGGCCAAGGCTGTCGGGACCGCCACCATCAAGGTTACGTCTGTCGATGACACTTCCAAGTTCGATGCCGATACGTTCACCGTGACGCCTGCAACCACTCTGACCACCGCCAAGATCAACTTTCAGACCGCCACCGCCGCGACGCCTGCGGGTTACACCCCTAATACGGGAGCGGCCTACGTTGCTACGTCGGGTATCGGTTGGGTCACTGAGGCTACTGCTGGAACCGCAACACCCACGCCTCTGAACCTGACCAACAATGCCCGTAACCGCGTGCCGGATGGCACTAATGTTATCGCAGGCCAGGATGCCCGCCTCTACACCCAGATTCAGATGCAGTGCGGAACGCCTACCACGGGCGCCCCCTGCACTGATCCTGCCGTGCTTACCTCTGGCGCTTTCGAGTACCGCGTGGTGAACGGCAAGTACAACGTCACGGTGAGCGTGGGCGACGCCGATAAGCGCAACCTCAACAGTCTGCACAGCATTAACGTTGAGGGTGCTGTCGCCATCGCCCCCTTCACTCCTACGCTTACCAGCCAGTTCAAGTCGAACACGGTGGCCGTGACCGTCACAGACGGCAGCCTGACCATTGACGCCAAGAATGGCAAGAACACCAAGCTCAACTACGTTGACATCGTCCCAGCCCCTTGA
- a CDS encoding ABC-F family ATP-binding cassette domain-containing protein, whose protein sequence is MLVAVQDAIKDYGPATVLSEVTFAVRSGDRIGLVGRNGAGKTTLLRLLTGQLPPDGGSVRRAPGVRVRALQQDPVFEAGTTVDSVLDAAFHDLDALEAELDAAARAMSAGTPESVLRHEEILEHYVRRGGFERRSRKDAVTLAFGFRGREDTLAERLSGGERTRLGLAALLVENPDVLLLDEPTNHLDIVMVEWLENFLSRYPGAVLVISHDRTFLDRVTNETAHLRGGTLRTYPGNYSTFRAALDAEAELQAARAVQDARQISSLQSSADRMKIWGLGMSKLARRAAAMQKRVDRMQARATAAPPPEERSARITFHAPGSGDIVLDARHLSRRIPVEDGAFRTLFEDINVQVRRGERIAIVGRNGAGKTTLLRMLLGLEKSDDPRGKVLTGARVGVGYYDQALRGVSPDQTLYDVAREYVQKDPQAHDLLGTFMFPYDQHDKAARILSGGERARLALLKLAQEDRNLLVMDEPTNHLDMEMVEALELALEDFGGTLLMVSHDRAFIEGLADRIWLIEDGHFYEYPGWEDYRAKHRSLAELEAEEAKEAAQAEAKAAPKLTAPKGKGLWHLKREVEAIEADIARLEAELEAAQAILNSALPDADFTELGQAAHNLELALERKLEEWGEKGAEVEEKEG, encoded by the coding sequence GTGCTTGTTGCTGTGCAGGACGCCATCAAAGATTACGGTCCCGCCACCGTGTTATCTGAGGTCACTTTTGCCGTCAGGAGCGGCGACCGCATCGGTCTGGTGGGCCGCAACGGGGCGGGGAAAACCACCCTGTTGCGGCTGCTGACCGGGCAACTTCCCCCGGATGGGGGCAGCGTGCGCCGCGCGCCGGGCGTGCGCGTCCGCGCCTTGCAGCAGGACCCGGTGTTTGAAGCCGGGACGACAGTGGACAGCGTGCTGGACGCTGCCTTCCACGATCTGGACGCCCTGGAGGCCGAACTGGACGCCGCCGCGCGGGCCATGAGCGCCGGAACGCCCGAGAGCGTGCTGCGCCACGAGGAGATTCTGGAACACTATGTCCGGCGCGGCGGCTTCGAACGCCGCAGCCGCAAGGACGCCGTCACACTGGCCTTCGGCTTCCGGGGCCGCGAGGACACCCTGGCCGAGCGCCTCAGCGGCGGCGAACGCACCCGTCTGGGTCTGGCCGCCCTGCTGGTGGAAAACCCCGATGTGCTGCTGCTGGACGAGCCGACCAACCACCTAGATATCGTGATGGTGGAGTGGCTGGAAAACTTCCTGAGCCGCTACCCCGGCGCGGTGCTGGTGATCAGCCATGACCGCACCTTTCTGGACCGCGTGACCAATGAAACGGCCCACCTGCGCGGCGGCACCCTGCGAACGTATCCGGGCAATTACAGCACCTTCCGGGCCGCGCTGGACGCCGAAGCCGAGTTACAGGCCGCCCGCGCCGTGCAGGACGCCCGCCAGATCTCCAGCCTCCAGAGCAGCGCAGACCGCATGAAGATCTGGGGCCTGGGCATGAGCAAGCTGGCCCGGCGCGCAGCGGCCATGCAAAAACGCGTGGACCGCATGCAGGCCCGCGCCACGGCGGCCCCACCACCCGAGGAACGCAGCGCCCGCATCACCTTCCACGCCCCCGGCAGCGGCGACATCGTGCTGGACGCCCGCCACCTCAGCCGCCGCATTCCGGTGGAGGACGGGGCATTCCGCACGCTGTTTGAGGACATCAATGTGCAGGTGCGCCGGGGCGAGCGCATCGCCATCGTTGGGCGCAACGGGGCGGGCAAGACCACGCTGCTGCGAATGCTGCTGGGCCTGGAAAAGAGCGACGATCCACGCGGCAAGGTGCTGACCGGCGCGCGGGTGGGCGTGGGCTATTACGATCAGGCCCTGCGCGGCGTCTCCCCTGATCAGACCCTCTATGACGTGGCCCGTGAGTATGTGCAGAAAGACCCGCAGGCCCACGATCTGCTGGGCACCTTTATGTTCCCCTATGACCAGCACGACAAAGCCGCCCGCATCCTGTCCGGTGGTGAGCGGGCGCGGCTGGCCCTGCTGAAGCTGGCGCAGGAGGACCGCAACCTACTGGTGATGGACGAGCCGACCAACCACCTGGATATGGAAATGGTGGAAGCCCTGGAACTTGCCCTGGAGGACTTTGGCGGCACCCTGCTGATGGTCAGCCATGACCGCGCCTTTATCGAGGGTCTGGCAGACCGCATCTGGCTGATTGAGGACGGCCACTTCTACGAATACCCCGGCTGGGAGGACTACCGCGCCAAGCACCGCAGTCTGGCCGAACTGGAGGCCGAGGAAGCGAAAGAGGCCGCGCAGGCCGAGGCGAAAGCGGCCCCAAAACTTACCGCCCCGAAGGGTAAGGGCCTGTGGCATCTCAAGCGGGAAGTGGAGGCCATTGAGGCGGACATTGCCCGCCTGGAAGCTGAACTGGAAGCCGCCCAGGCCATCCTGAACAGCGCGCTCCCCGACGCCGATTTCACCGAACTGGGTCAGGCCGCCCACAACCTGGAACTGGCCCTGGAACGCAAGCTGGAAGAGTGGGGCGAGAAGGGAGCGGAGGTCGAGGAGAAAGAAGGGTAA
- a CDS encoding FecR domain-containing protein, with product MPKALHSPSPARELLLRSMALYSCLGAGGQVVAQTSPLSPASAQAAPSQADSVPPPTLQAAQGRVEIQGPDGTWRAQTAPTEITTRLRVGTGRAVVQEGRLGQVVVGSAAELRRYLGEADLLSGRFFLRGPVAVHVAGNHVVMDGAGEMRVDLSANEKRVAVIAGRLRIALKGRGIEVGAGQQIALDSGRVSAFREADPWYAAQFTGLGAASVEATRGPVSLIQRGATRVAVIGDDLQPGAALNTGAAAWAEIGFTGGGYLRLNEESALSVVSIERTSAGREVLLKLEKGTAWNVVEKGQGGYRIDTPVVSTAVRGTVFRVDANGLVKVFDGQVALPGQTAGGQVAGDQAVSQGQQLSPGGPLVPLQLDAVDRFNIAQDAVRAQALTLSLDLPGRSLQELALSARSLPDARVTLTVAGQTVPLGGENGVFRLERLTDSLPEGQYTVTVRAQRYGQTLTRTKPITVDRTPPRLSGLVVKRVGRILTLSGVVTDAGDSRIGLGVTVGGQTYTRTVETQSSGSFVWSLPLPSPAAPASLTLRDGADNQSHARLP from the coding sequence ATGCCCAAGGCCCTCCACTCTCCCTCTCCTGCCCGTGAGCTTTTGCTGCGGTCAATGGCGCTGTATAGCTGTCTGGGAGCGGGTGGACAGGTCGTGGCGCAGACCTCACCCCTGTCTCCGGCGTCTGCCCAGGCTGCCCCCAGCCAGGCCGACTCTGTCCCGCCGCCCACTTTGCAAGCCGCGCAGGGGCGCGTGGAGATTCAGGGACCGGACGGCACCTGGCGTGCCCAGACCGCGCCCACCGAGATCACCACCCGCCTGCGCGTCGGGACGGGCCGGGCCGTGGTGCAGGAAGGGCGGCTGGGTCAGGTGGTCGTCGGCAGCGCTGCTGAATTACGGCGCTATCTGGGCGAGGCCGATCTGCTGTCCGGGCGGTTTTTCCTGCGGGGACCGGTGGCCGTACATGTCGCGGGCAACCATGTGGTGATGGACGGTGCCGGGGAAATGCGTGTCGATCTGAGCGCCAATGAAAAGCGGGTGGCCGTGATCGCCGGGCGGCTGCGGATCGCGCTGAAGGGACGCGGGATAGAGGTGGGCGCGGGCCAGCAGATCGCGCTGGACAGCGGCAGGGTCAGCGCCTTCCGTGAGGCCGATCCGTGGTACGCCGCGCAGTTCACCGGGCTGGGCGCGGCCAGCGTGGAGGCGACGCGCGGCCCGGTCAGCCTGATTCAGCGGGGGGCGACGCGGGTGGCAGTCATCGGCGACGATCTGCAACCTGGCGCGGCGCTGAACACCGGGGCCGCCGCCTGGGCCGAGATCGGCTTCACGGGCGGCGGCTACCTGCGTCTGAACGAGGAGAGCGCGCTGAGCGTGGTCAGCATTGAGCGCACGTCGGCGGGGCGCGAAGTGTTGCTGAAACTGGAGAAGGGCACCGCCTGGAACGTGGTGGAAAAAGGTCAGGGTGGCTACCGCATCGATACCCCGGTGGTCAGCACGGCGGTGCGCGGGACCGTTTTTCGGGTGGATGCCAACGGACTGGTCAAGGTCTTCGACGGTCAGGTGGCGCTGCCGGGCCAGACCGCTGGAGGACAGGTGGCTGGAGATCAGGCCGTTTCACAGGGCCAGCAGCTCAGTCCCGGTGGCCCGCTCGTTCCGCTGCAACTCGACGCCGTGGACCGCTTCAACATCGCGCAGGACGCGGTGCGGGCGCAGGCGCTGACGCTTAGCCTGGACCTGCCGGGCCGCAGCTTGCAGGAACTGGCCCTCTCGGCCCGCAGCCTGCCCGACGCGCGGGTCACGCTGACGGTGGCCGGGCAGACCGTTCCTCTGGGCGGCGAGAACGGAGTGTTCCGGCTGGAGCGCCTCACAGACTCGCTGCCGGAAGGCCAGTACACCGTGACCGTCCGTGCCCAGCGCTACGGCCAGACGCTGACGCGCACGAAGCCCATTACTGTGGACCGGACGCCGCCGCGCCTGAGTGGGCTGGTGGTCAAGCGCGTGGGCCGCATCCTGACCCTGAGTGGCGTGGTCACGGATGCTGGAGACTCCCGCATTGGCCTGGGTGTCACGGTGGGCGGCCAGACCTACACCCGCACGGTGGAGACCCAGAGCAGTGGGTCTTTCGTGTGGTCTTTACCACTGCCCTCGCCCGCCGCCCCTGCCTCGCTGACCCTGCGGGACGGGGCCGATAACCAGAGTCATGCTCGGCTTCCCTGA
- a CDS encoding CHASE2 domain-containing protein, protein MLGFPDSLALRPGPARPVRRLTLPLAALLAAALAWAVPENGLLWDALNRALPSPPDGRVLVVGIDDATLRDYGRIGSWPRELYAQALNTLDQAGVAAIGVDVLLADPARNDAALAAVFSRPNVVLATAPGEPTALRPDWRSPTGISALNLSEDGIVRSFQAAYPDAASALAPSFARQLAVAAGRTVPLDEQPRILRYSAPDPQRLPVIPFRDVVNGSIRYGDFQNRVVLVGLTASGVGGPAVRDVSGQVVAGVELQARAVSSLLSAPFASLPLWTVMLAGVLAAIAAVLAGGVWGFAIALLALALAVPYWLLNSLLPGVTLSLCAVLGTGLVMLERWWILRRSGVRDPLTGFGNRLAFTRAVESRWQGRQSRPLGLLLVDLSGFRKVNSVYGYAAGDELLRELAGRIMQHKRRGDLIFRWGPDEFAVLLDNTASAELADLTRRVQLSLDNVSYRDLSLQASVGGASTGPDINTPGDLIEAASRSRYRIKYQRQQWRV, encoded by the coding sequence ATGCTCGGCTTCCCTGATTCCCTGGCCTTACGGCCCGGCCCGGCACGTCCGGTCCGGCGGCTGACCTTACCGCTGGCCGCACTGCTGGCGGCGGCGCTGGCCTGGGCGGTGCCCGAGAACGGCCTGCTGTGGGACGCCCTGAACCGCGCCCTGCCCAGTCCTCCTGATGGGCGCGTGCTGGTGGTGGGTATCGACGACGCCACGCTGCGGGATTACGGACGCATCGGAAGCTGGCCGCGCGAACTGTACGCCCAGGCCCTGAACACGCTGGATCAGGCGGGAGTCGCGGCCATCGGCGTGGACGTGCTGCTGGCCGATCCGGCGCGCAACGACGCCGCCCTGGCCGCTGTGTTTAGCCGTCCCAACGTAGTGCTGGCCACTGCCCCCGGCGAACCCACCGCACTGCGCCCCGACTGGCGCTCGCCCACCGGCATCAGCGCCCTGAACCTGAGTGAGGACGGCATCGTGCGCTCCTTTCAGGCGGCCTATCCGGATGCTGCTTCAGCACTGGCCCCCAGCTTTGCGCGCCAACTGGCGGTGGCGGCGGGACGCACCGTGCCGCTGGACGAACAGCCACGAATCCTGCGCTACAGCGCCCCTGATCCCCAGCGCCTGCCTGTGATTCCCTTCCGTGACGTGGTGAACGGTTCCATTCGTTACGGCGACTTTCAGAACCGGGTGGTGCTGGTGGGTCTGACCGCCAGTGGCGTGGGTGGCCCGGCAGTACGGGACGTGAGCGGTCAGGTCGTTGCCGGTGTGGAGTTGCAGGCGCGGGCGGTTTCCAGCCTGCTCAGCGCGCCGTTTGCCTCTCTGCCGCTGTGGACGGTCATGCTGGCCGGTGTGCTGGCCGCCATTGCCGCCGTGCTGGCGGGTGGAGTGTGGGGCTTTGCCATCGCTCTGCTGGCGCTGGCACTGGCCGTGCCGTACTGGTTGCTCAATTCGCTGCTGCCGGGGGTCACGCTGTCGCTGTGTGCGGTGCTGGGCACCGGACTGGTCATGCTGGAACGCTGGTGGATTCTGCGACGTTCTGGCGTGCGCGATCCCCTGACTGGCTTCGGCAACCGCCTGGCCTTTACCCGCGCCGTGGAGAGCCGCTGGCAGGGCCGCCAGAGCCGCCCGCTGGGACTGCTGCTGGTGGACCTCAGCGGCTTTCGCAAAGTCAATTCGGTGTACGGGTACGCCGCCGGGGATGAGCTGCTGCGCGAGCTGGCGGGCCGCATCATGCAGCACAAGCGCCGGGGCGACCTGATCTTCCGCTGGGGTCCCGACGAGTTCGCCGTGCTGCTGGACAACACCGCCTCTGCCGAACTGGCCGATCTGACCCGCCGCGTGCAACTCTCGCTGGACAATGTGTCTTACCGTGACCTGTCGCTTCAGGCCAGCGTTGGCGGCGCCAGCACTGGCCCGGACATCAACACCCCCGGCGATCTGATCGAGGCCGCCAGCCGCAGCCGCTACCGCATCAAGTACCAGCGCCAGCAGTGGCGGGTCTAG
- a CDS encoding GNAT family N-acetyltransferase, with amino-acid sequence MEPTASPPLPGFPDLQLLECSAADFPHLAAFLSAAHPDAPTSAEDLERLAAGRMLGETHRQLLALRGGEIVGLAETGVPRMDGHPGWLEVRIRTRSEEVGGALPGELLKLAEADAVAQGAGTLVSHVHEDWWEHDFLLARGYAEHDRMWNSTLNLQALDFTRFAGSQARVAAAGLTIQPLSELGGFGEVQQRRFYTLVATLLNDVPSTTPVSVWPFEVWQRRAGVKVLPEGVFIALAPNGEWVGLSELYLPIATRPGTLHNGLTGVLKPWRGQGIALALKLAAARAALERGFTHSRTGNHSINIPMLAVNERLGFVREGARATLRKEV; translated from the coding sequence ATGGAACCTACCGCCTCTCCCCCACTGCCCGGTTTCCCAGACCTCCAGCTTCTTGAGTGCAGCGCCGCCGACTTTCCCCATCTGGCCGCGTTTCTGAGCGCTGCCCATCCCGACGCCCCAACTTCCGCAGAGGATCTGGAGCGGCTGGCGGCGGGGCGGATGCTGGGCGAAACCCACCGTCAGCTTCTGGCACTGCGCGGCGGGGAAATTGTGGGGCTGGCAGAAACGGGTGTGCCGCGCATGGACGGGCATCCCGGCTGGCTGGAAGTCAGGATTCGCACCCGATCAGAAGAGGTGGGCGGCGCACTGCCCGGTGAGTTGCTGAAACTGGCGGAGGCAGACGCCGTGGCCCAGGGCGCAGGCACACTCGTCTCCCACGTTCACGAAGACTGGTGGGAACACGATTTTCTCCTGGCGCGCGGTTACGCGGAGCATGATCGCATGTGGAACAGCACCCTGAATTTGCAGGCGCTGGACTTCACTCGCTTTGCCGGGAGTCAGGCGCGGGTGGCGGCGGCGGGCTTGACCATCCAGCCTCTCTCGGAACTGGGCGGATTCGGTGAAGTGCAGCAGCGCCGTTTTTATACGCTGGTGGCCACTCTGCTGAATGACGTTCCCAGCACCACGCCAGTCAGCGTGTGGCCTTTCGAGGTCTGGCAACGCCGCGCAGGTGTAAAGGTGCTGCCAGAAGGCGTGTTTATCGCACTGGCCCCGAACGGCGAATGGGTGGGCCTGAGCGAACTGTACCTGCCCATCGCCACGCGCCCCGGCACGCTGCACAACGGTCTGACCGGAGTTTTAAAGCCCTGGCGCGGGCAGGGCATCGCGCTGGCCCTCAAACTGGCCGCCGCCCGCGCCGCACTGGAACGGGGATTCACGCATTCTCGGACAGGCAACCACAGCATCAATATCCCCATGCTGGCGGTGAACGAGCGGCTGGGGTTCGTGCGGGAAGGTGCGCGGGCGACGCTGCGAAAGGAGGTCTAG
- a CDS encoding radical SAM protein yields MSYWRNTMKPLLDDETGTMFKHAPVRVTLAFPNRYSVGMASLGFQVIYRMFNNEEGVACERAFLPDDVDAFEKLGQPLPTVETGREAGDCELFAMSVSFELDLTNIIRMLDVVGLHPLRERRDDSDAIVMIGGPLTSSNPYPLVPFADVIVIGDGEQIIPVVSDALRESGSREDFYDLIDGMPGIFLPARHTHEPTWATAPKELLPAYSQIVTPHSELSNMFLVEAQRGCPRPCTFCLARTMYGPNRNNGGQELLDVIPDWAQKVGLVGAALSDFPHTKFVGRTLTERGVKLGVSSIRADTVDTELAEILKAGGLRTFTVASDAPSERLRRWLKKGITTEDLLKTAQISRDLGFSGLKVYMMIGLGPENDDDITELISFTKELAGINRIALGISPFVPKRHTPHFADPFGGVQVIEARLKRIQKELRRTAELRNVSAKWAWVESVIARGGPEIGMAAYTLYRNESIGAWKKALDEIGWVDEYGDNDASSISLPPGQYVPRGVNAHADGLAV; encoded by the coding sequence TTGAGTTACTGGCGCAATACCATGAAACCCTTGCTGGACGACGAAACAGGCACGATGTTCAAGCACGCCCCAGTGCGCGTGACGCTGGCCTTTCCCAACCGCTACAGTGTGGGCATGGCCTCGCTGGGCTTTCAGGTCATCTACCGCATGTTCAACAACGAGGAAGGCGTCGCCTGCGAACGGGCCTTCTTGCCTGACGATGTGGACGCCTTTGAAAAGCTGGGCCAGCCGCTGCCCACCGTAGAAACCGGGCGCGAGGCCGGGGACTGCGAACTGTTCGCCATGAGCGTGTCCTTTGAGCTGGACCTGACCAATATCATCCGCATGCTGGACGTGGTGGGGCTGCATCCCCTGCGCGAACGGCGCGACGACAGCGACGCCATCGTGATGATCGGCGGGCCGCTGACGTCCTCTAACCCTTACCCGCTGGTCCCCTTTGCCGACGTGATTGTGATCGGCGACGGCGAACAGATCATTCCTGTAGTGTCCGACGCCCTACGCGAATCTGGCTCCCGCGAGGATTTCTACGACTTGATTGACGGGATGCCGGGCATTTTCCTTCCAGCGCGGCACACGCATGAACCCACCTGGGCCACCGCGCCCAAGGAGCTGCTGCCCGCCTACAGCCAGATCGTGACGCCGCACAGCGAACTGAGCAACATGTTTCTGGTGGAGGCGCAGCGCGGCTGCCCGCGCCCCTGCACCTTCTGTCTGGCGCGCACCATGTATGGCCCGAACCGCAACAACGGCGGCCAAGAACTGCTGGACGTAATTCCCGACTGGGCGCAGAAGGTGGGGCTGGTGGGCGCGGCCCTCTCGGACTTCCCACACACCAAGTTCGTGGGCCGCACCCTGACCGAGCGCGGCGTCAAGCTGGGCGTCAGCTCCATCCGCGCCGACACGGTGGACACTGAGCTGGCCGAGATTCTGAAGGCGGGCGGCCTGCGAACTTTCACGGTGGCCTCCGACGCACCCAGCGAACGCCTGCGCCGCTGGCTCAAGAAGGGCATTACCACCGAGGACTTGCTGAAAACCGCGCAGATCAGCCGTGACCTGGGCTTTTCCGGCCTCAAGGTTTACATGATGATCGGCCTGGGGCCGGAGAACGACGACGACATCACCGAATTGATCTCGTTCACCAAGGAACTGGCGGGCATCAACCGGATTGCGCTGGGCATCTCTCCATTCGTGCCCAAGCGCCATACGCCGCATTTTGCCGATCCCTTTGGTGGCGTGCAGGTGATTGAGGCGCGGCTCAAGCGTATCCAGAAAGAGCTACGCCGCACCGCCGAACTCCGCAATGTGTCTGCCAAATGGGCCTGGGTGGAAAGCGTGATCGCGCGGGGTGGCCCAGAAATCGGCATGGCCGCCTACACGCTCTACCGCAACGAGAGCATCGGCGCATGGAAGAAAGCACTGGACGAGATCGGCTGGGTGGATGAGTACGGCGACAACGACGCCTCATCCATCTCGCTGCCGCCGGGCCAGTACGTGCCCAGGGGAGTCAACGCCCACGCGGATGGGCTGGCTGTCTAA
- the nth gene encoding endonuclease III, which produces MNAEPVLNAARPERERAELLVWIRDVLHAEYGDRHLDPRREPMHELISTILSQRTTWQDEAAAYDKLCEIGDWDAIIAAPTETVAHAIRRSNYPEAKAPRIQETLRQIRDSPGGYNLEFLRDMPSKDALKWLTDLPGVGVKTASLVLLFNYAHPVFPVDTHVHRIATRVGAIPLMGEQAAHRALLRVLPDDPPFLYELHLNLLKHGQQVCHWSRPKCGVCILRERCDAFAVFGDRVPSFTETKAKRSEAAKKSQK; this is translated from the coding sequence ATGAACGCTGAACCTGTCCTGAACGCAGCCCGCCCTGAGAGGGAGCGGGCTGAATTGCTGGTGTGGATCAGGGACGTGTTGCACGCCGAATACGGGGACCGTCACTTGGATCCCCGCCGCGAGCCGATGCATGAGCTGATCAGCACCATCCTGTCGCAGCGCACCACCTGGCAGGACGAGGCCGCCGCCTACGACAAGCTGTGCGAGATTGGTGATTGGGACGCGATTATTGCCGCGCCCACTGAAACCGTGGCCCACGCCATCCGCCGCAGCAATTACCCGGAGGCCAAGGCTCCGCGCATTCAGGAGACGCTGCGCCAGATCAGGGACTCTCCCGGCGGCTACAACCTGGAATTCCTGCGCGACATGCCCAGCAAGGACGCGCTGAAGTGGCTGACGGACTTGCCAGGGGTAGGGGTCAAGACTGCGAGCCTTGTTCTTCTTTTCAATTATGCCCACCCCGTTTTCCCCGTGGATACCCACGTTCACCGCATCGCCACCCGCGTCGGCGCAATCCCGCTGATGGGCGAGCAGGCGGCGCACCGGGCCTTACTCAGGGTATTGCCAGACGATCCGCCCTTCCTGTACGAGTTGCACCTCAATCTGCTCAAGCACGGCCAGCAGGTCTGCCACTGGAGCCGCCCCAAATGCGGCGTGTGTATCCTGCGCGAGAGATGCGACGCCTTCGCGGTTTTCGGTGACAGGGTGCCGAGTTTCACTGAGACGAAGGCGAAAAGAAGTGAAGCGGCGAAGAAGTCCCAAAAGTGA
- a CDS encoding transcriptional regulator yields the protein MFNPPTLEDLQETRRANEKLVLSALDSKPEWVETELAKTTGLALSHLRAALASLLDQGRVRRLPGTGTRAVYGLADPGLADVPATPLTVDAKKVRDYLEGRADSALYMSEQLRMTREDVMTALSLLNAHGMVTCTFVGSLVIFRMKEVQALGTEQAAPAATGKKKQVA from the coding sequence ATGTTTAATCCCCCCACCCTGGAAGACCTGCAAGAAACCCGCCGCGCCAACGAAAAGCTGGTCCTGAGTGCCCTGGACAGCAAGCCCGAATGGGTTGAAACCGAACTGGCTAAAACCACCGGGCTGGCCCTGTCGCATCTGCGCGCCGCTCTCGCCAGCCTGTTGGATCAGGGCCGCGTGCGCCGTCTGCCTGGCACCGGCACCCGCGCGGTGTACGGTCTGGCCGACCCCGGTCTGGCTGACGTGCCCGCCACCCCGCTGACCGTGGACGCCAAGAAAGTCCGTGATTACCTGGAAGGCCGCGCCGACAGCGCCCTGTACATGAGCGAGCAGCTCCGCATGACCCGCGAGGACGTCATGACTGCCCTGAGCCTGCTGAACGCGCACGGCATGGTCACCTGCACCTTCGTGGGCAGCCTGGTGATCTTCCGCATGAAGGAAGTGCAGGCGCTGGGCACCGAGCAGGCCGCCCCCGCCGCGACGGGCAAGAAAAAGCAAGTCGCCTGA
- a CDS encoding ATP-binding cassette domain-containing protein: protein MLDIQNVTKTYGKFTALKGVSLSAPEGEVFGLLGPNGAGKTTLLRILATLLRPTSGTAAVAGYDVLRQPEDVRRCVGVVNGGMGLPARLTGREVLRSFAGLYGMTRAQTEARIAELDAGLELGRTLDVRAGDYSTGMKQKVVIARAVIQDPPVLILDEAASGLDIFARRTLLDFVLATRAPGRLTLYSTHVMSEAEEVCDRVAILHEGGLLTVGRIPDILKQTGESNLERAFFALVRGDGVRGGGQRAV from the coding sequence ATGCTTGATATTCAGAACGTCACCAAGACCTACGGCAAGTTCACCGCCCTCAAGGGGGTGTCTCTCAGCGCCCCGGAAGGCGAGGTCTTCGGGCTGCTTGGCCCCAACGGCGCGGGCAAGACCACGCTACTGCGGATTCTGGCGACGTTGTTGCGCCCCACGTCCGGCACGGCGGCGGTGGCCGGATACGACGTGCTGCGTCAGCCCGAGGACGTGCGACGCTGCGTCGGCGTGGTCAACGGGGGCATGGGGCTGCCCGCCCGCCTGACAGGCCGCGAGGTGCTGCGCTCGTTTGCGGGGCTGTACGGCATGACCCGCGCCCAGACCGAGGCCCGCATTGCCGAACTGGACGCCGGGCTGGAACTGGGCCGCACCCTGGACGTGCGCGCCGGGGACTACAGCACCGGCATGAAGCAGAAGGTGGTGATTGCCCGCGCCGTGATTCAGGATCCGCCCGTGCTGATTCTGGACGAGGCGGCCAGCGGTCTGGACATCTTTGCGCGCCGCACGCTGCTGGATTTTGTGCTGGCCACCCGCGCGCCGGGGCGGCTGACCCTGTACTCCACCCACGTCATGTCCGAGGCCGAGGAGGTCTGTGACCGCGTGGCAATTCTGCACGAGGGCGGGTTGCTGACGGTGGGCCGCATCCCCGACATTCTGAAACAGACGGGGGAGAGCAACCTGGAACGCGCTTTCTTCGCCTTGGTTCGGGGGGATGGGGTTCGGGGAGGTGGGCAGCGTGCGGTCTAA